One window of the Trifolium pratense cultivar HEN17-A07 linkage group LG2, ARS_RC_1.1, whole genome shotgun sequence genome contains the following:
- the LOC123905843 gene encoding U1 small nuclear ribonucleoprotein A isoform X2, translating to MDDMAAYYAQNQPPNLLPYQYYPPPPPQPPPPLTFVPPPPGAPLPPAHHLHQPYHPQHPQPHVYGSYAPPLSSPPHQSSTNDVRTLFIAGLPEDVKPREIYNLFREFPGYESSHLRSPNGSSQAFAFAIFTNQQSAIMALHALNGMIFDLEKGSTLYIDLAKSNSRAKRGRIDDERAGSDKKARGSAPSWPTPDSGVSSIHVPGIGNPAFNTNMIGYPPAQSYGNAPGNALHDNLFPHLKKCVNPYIPTNTTPCATLFVANLGPSCNEQELIQVFSRFPGFLKLKMQSTYGAPVSFVDFKDIPSATGALNSLQGTILYSSPAGEGMRLEYAKSRMGMRRKPK from the exons CCTTATCAGTATTATCCACCGCCGCCGCCGCAACCACCGCCACCTCTGACATTTGTACCACCGCCCCCTGGTGCTCCACTACCGCCGGCGCACCACCTTCATCAGCCTTACCATCCGCAACATCCACAACCACATGTGTATGGTTCTTACGCTCCTCCTCTATCTTCTCCTCCTCATCAATCTTCAACCAATGATGTTCGCACTCTTTTTATTGCTGGTCTTCCTGAAGATGTTAAGCCTCGTGAAATCTACAATTTGTTCCGTGAATTTCCTGGTTATGAATCATCGCATCTTAGAAGTCCCAACGGTTCGTCGCAG GCGTTTGCTTTCGCTATTTTCACGAATCAGCAATCTGCAATTATGGCATTGCATGCTCTTAAT GGGATGATCTttgatcttgaaaagggttcTACTCTTTATATTGATCTGGCTAAATCCAACTCTAGAGCTAAACGTGGAAGGATAG ATGATGAGAGAGCAGGCTCAGATAAGAAAGCTCGAGGATCTGCTCCATCATGGCCAACTCCTGATTCTG GTGTTAGCAGCATTCACGTGCCTGGAATTGGTAATCCTGCTTTCAACACGAACATGATTGGTTATCCACCTGCACAAAG TTATGGAAACGCTCCAGGGAATGCTCTGCATGACAATCTATTTCCACATCTG aAAAAGTGTGTCAATCCCTACATTCCAACAAATACAACCCCATGCGCAACTTTATTTGTAGCTAATTTGGGGCCGTCTTGTAATGAACAAGAGCTAATCCAAGTATTTTCCAG ATTCCCTGGATTTTTGAAACTGAAGATGCAGAGCACATATGGGGCTCCTGTTTCATTTGTTGATTTCAAG GATATTCCTAGTGCAACTGGCGCCTTAAACAGTCTACAAGGCACCATTCTTTATTCCTCACCAGCCGGCGAGGGAATGCGTTTAGA ATATGCTAAATCGCGGATGGGTATGCGGAGGAAGCCCAAGTAA
- the LOC123905843 gene encoding U1 small nuclear ribonucleoprotein A isoform X1, whose protein sequence is MDDMAAYYAQNQPPNLLPYQYYPPPPPQPPPPLTFVPPPPGAPLPPAHHLHQPYHPQHPQPHVYGSYAPPLSSPPHQSSTNDVRTLFIAGLPEDVKPREIYNLFREFPGYESSHLRSPNGSSQAFAFAIFTNQQSAIMALHALNGMIFDLEKGSTLYIDLAKSNSRAKRGRIDDERAGSDKKARGSAPSWPTPDSAGVSSIHVPGIGNPAFNTNMIGYPPAQSYGNAPGNALHDNLFPHLKKCVNPYIPTNTTPCATLFVANLGPSCNEQELIQVFSRFPGFLKLKMQSTYGAPVSFVDFKDIPSATGALNSLQGTILYSSPAGEGMRLEYAKSRMGMRRKPK, encoded by the exons CCTTATCAGTATTATCCACCGCCGCCGCCGCAACCACCGCCACCTCTGACATTTGTACCACCGCCCCCTGGTGCTCCACTACCGCCGGCGCACCACCTTCATCAGCCTTACCATCCGCAACATCCACAACCACATGTGTATGGTTCTTACGCTCCTCCTCTATCTTCTCCTCCTCATCAATCTTCAACCAATGATGTTCGCACTCTTTTTATTGCTGGTCTTCCTGAAGATGTTAAGCCTCGTGAAATCTACAATTTGTTCCGTGAATTTCCTGGTTATGAATCATCGCATCTTAGAAGTCCCAACGGTTCGTCGCAG GCGTTTGCTTTCGCTATTTTCACGAATCAGCAATCTGCAATTATGGCATTGCATGCTCTTAAT GGGATGATCTttgatcttgaaaagggttcTACTCTTTATATTGATCTGGCTAAATCCAACTCTAGAGCTAAACGTGGAAGGATAG ATGATGAGAGAGCAGGCTCAGATAAGAAAGCTCGAGGATCTGCTCCATCATGGCCAACTCCTGATTCTG CAGGTGTTAGCAGCATTCACGTGCCTGGAATTGGTAATCCTGCTTTCAACACGAACATGATTGGTTATCCACCTGCACAAAG TTATGGAAACGCTCCAGGGAATGCTCTGCATGACAATCTATTTCCACATCTG aAAAAGTGTGTCAATCCCTACATTCCAACAAATACAACCCCATGCGCAACTTTATTTGTAGCTAATTTGGGGCCGTCTTGTAATGAACAAGAGCTAATCCAAGTATTTTCCAG ATTCCCTGGATTTTTGAAACTGAAGATGCAGAGCACATATGGGGCTCCTGTTTCATTTGTTGATTTCAAG GATATTCCTAGTGCAACTGGCGCCTTAAACAGTCTACAAGGCACCATTCTTTATTCCTCACCAGCCGGCGAGGGAATGCGTTTAGA ATATGCTAAATCGCGGATGGGTATGCGGAGGAAGCCCAAGTAA